One segment of Solanum stenotomum isolate F172 chromosome 1, ASM1918654v1, whole genome shotgun sequence DNA contains the following:
- the LOC125865417 gene encoding putative HVA22-like protein g, whose protein sequence is MLGELITSSLVLVLGYAYPAFECYKTIEKNRVEIEELRFWCQYWIIVALLRIFESIGDVFMTWLPMYSEAKLALIIYLWYPKTKGTRYIYDTLLKPYVSRHEPDIDRGFLEFRTRAFDLAIYYWQNCTELGQAKFFQLLDFASPSRKDSQLSSEQRNGTDHSRRPPPPSAPSSSSSSSSSFGFFRRSKPSSDRRQPQPPSPRSDRRQPPQSPRSYSSHRSIF, encoded by the exons atgTTGGGAGAACTCATCACCAGCAGTTTAGT ATTGGTTCTTGGATATGCATATCCTGCTTTTGAATGTTATAAGACTATTGAGAAGAACagagttgaaattgaagaacTCAGATTTTGGTGCCAATATTG gATTATTGTGGCACTGTTGAGAATATTTGAAAGCATTGGTGATGTGTTCATGACATG GCTACCAATGTACAGTGAAGCAAAATTGGCACTTATAATATACTTATGGTATCCAAAAACAAAGGGAACAAGATACATATATGATACATTATTGAAACCATATGTGTCAAGGCATGAACCAGATATTGACAGGGGATTTCTAGAGTTCAGAACAAGGGCATTTGACTTGGCTATTTATTACTGGCAAAATTGCACTGAATTGGGACAAGCAAAGTTCTTTCAATTGCTTGATTTTGCTTCTCCATCTAGAAAAGATTCACAGCTTAGCTCTGAG CAAAGAAATGGTACTGACCATTCTCGTAGACCGCCACCACCTTCGGCCCCATCATCatcgtcatcatcatcatcgtcattCGGGTTCTTCCGGAGAAGTAAGCCGTCATCCGACAGGAGACAACCACAACCACCATCACCACGATCAGATAGGAGGCAACCACCACAATCTCCGCGGTCTTACTCCTCTCACCGGTCCATATTCTAA
- the LOC125865458 gene encoding uncharacterized protein LOC125865458 has protein sequence MAVVEPTADAPENPLLRRRNSVTLPTKLSLPLQSSASTTTATATSSASSSLTNSVSDDFELFSIKPVSYTSLRDLLPPAAVNSPRPLATANNGQSGSEISIRNRLVKQAAWAYLQPMSTSPDSTGRSLFSRLWFCFPVNNPVAGVIEFVDRHIFAPLSRAVDWILRAIRIRSSR, from the coding sequence ATGGCCGTCGTTGAGCCAACCGCCGACGCACCAGAAAATCCTCTCCTCCGTCGCCGCAACTCCGTTACGCTTCCTACAAAGCTCAGCTTACCTCTTCAATCATCGGCATCAACTACTACAGCTACCGCCACGTCATCGGCTTCGTCTTCGTTGACGAATTCGGTAAGCGATGATTTTGAGCTTTTCTCAATTAAGCCTGTATCGTATACTTCTCTGAGGGATCTATTACCGCCGGCCGCAGTTAATTCTCCCCGGCCTTTGGCTACGGCTAACAACGGCCAATCAGGTTCCGAGATTTCAATCCGGAATCGACTTGTGAAGCAAGCCGCTTGGGCTTATCTTCAGCCGATGTCGACTTCGCCGGATTCAACCGGACGGAGCTTATTTAGCCGCCTCTGGTTTTGTTTTCCGGTTAACAATCCCGTCGCCGGAGTAATCGAATTCGTTGATCGGCACATTTTTGCTCCTTTGAGTAGAGCTGTTGATTGGATACTTCGTGCTATTCGGATCCGGAGCTCCAGATAA